Genomic segment of Citrus sinensis cultivar Valencia sweet orange chromosome 7, DVS_A1.0, whole genome shotgun sequence:
ttattattatttttttctaatatacaGGTATATTTGGAGGCGATAAAGCAGCTGTTAGTAGGATCGAAGGTGAATTATGTTTGCATTTAGTACACTGTAATGGTTGCTCTTTGTTCCTGCTTCTCATGAATGAATCAAGTATGGAGTTTAGGGGCTATGATCTGTTTTTTAATtactcaaaaattaatttggagaTATCACTGAAAGTCTTTTTCTGCGATTCTGTTGTTTTGTTCAGTTGTTGGATGTGGTAGAGATTATGGCAGAGAGTGCTGTGAGTGAATAGGTTTCTGAGATACTGGTATGGGGGTTTGCTTGTCATCTGTCTCTTTCCTTCATTAAGCCCGTTTCTTTTTAGCACAGTTTCCTTCAAATAGCCTCTCACTGCAGTTCTCCTCCATGCCTAGCGTTCTCCTTTATGCCCAGCGTCCTAGAGGGCACAACTATCTCCCTGATAAAGGGCTGTGAGTGTGTGCGtgattgttttgttttgtttttcttttttttttaattcttttcatttttttggtgCCTTTCCTCAGATTGTGTTGTTAGTTGTCTTATTGGTATGATAAAGATATCAAAACTATGGAGTAATTTGACAAGATACATCTATAACTTGCAGATCAATTTggcttctctctctctctctttgtgTCTCTCTCTACCGCATCCTTTCATTGATGCCGTTTTTGATCAAGATTTCAATGAACATTAGTTTTCTACAGTTTATTCCCTAATATTGGTAATTCTCGAGTGACCTATGGTGCATTTGCTTATTGCCCAAAAGCCAACACTGACCATAGGTCCCGGGAAATCCTAGACAAAGCATCAATGTTTTGCCTATTTGAGCCTTTTAAGTATAtgataagtttattttattcaattctattTCCATATCAAGTCGCGACTTTTAACAGTTGTAGTAGAGACATAGAGcaaagttttcatttttgacaAAGATAAGCTTATCcagcatttttctttcaatatttgaTTGCGCTTCATTTATTCTGTAGGTGACTTTTCTTGCACATCAGAAATCCAAAGAGCTATACCTATTCTAAAGAAAGAATACGGTGATAGCATGCACAAAGTTTTACACGTGGGTCCTGATACCTGTTCAGTGGTCTCTACACTGTTGAAAGAAGAGGAAACCGAAGCATGGGGTGTGGAACCGTATGACATAGAAGATGCAGATGCTAGGTGCAAGAGCCTTGTGCATAAAGGCATTGTGCGTGTGGCTGATATCAAGTTCCCCTTGCCTTACCGGGCAAAGTCCTTTCCTCTTGTTATTGTATCAGATGCTCTGGATTACCTGTCCCCAAAATACCTAAACAAGACTCTTCCAGATTTGGCAAGGGTGGCTTCTGATGGTGTCCTTATTTTTGCAGGTATTTCCTCTATGTTTCACCTCATGAAATTCAGTTCAGATACATGCGTTAATGTATACCTCATTGGACTTGCAATAGAAGTCAGTTAAGAAGTTTAGTTTCTCTCAGTCCCTCTCTTCATCTCTTATGTGTTGAGCATGCACAAAACAACTGCTGAGGGGGGGCAACTCTAAGCATTGGTTTATTAAATCTAAAGCATTGAATCTAAACTGACACTCTTCCTGCTAATTCCTGTTTATCATATTCAACGATTAGTAGTTGTATTACAATGAGAACTATGACTGCTTTCCCTTATGCTACCAATTTAGTATTCCTCCCCTATACCGATAGTCCATCAAGTCAATTTTGCAAGGTATTTCTCTTAGGTTGTCAAGCTGTTACTGTGACCTCCTGAAtggtacaaaaatttaatatgaaactttgtttttttggtGTGTAGCTATAGGcttgacttattttattttcattatcagGTTACCCTGGACAACAAAGAGCTAAAGTTGCAGAATTATCCAAATTTGGACGGCCGGTAAGTGGCATTTTGCTGCTTTGTTATCCTCTGTTCCGACTTGATTAGTTGGCAGTAGAAGTGGCTGTGAATTAACTTCTAAGTTCTTGTCTTATCATTacctccaaaaaaaaattgtgactAGGGACAAACAGAATTGGTAGAAGAGAATTACAGGGTTAAAAGAatcaataatttgaattatgcCATGATCCGATTTGGGCCTCACATGGATCACCGACcttcattaaatttgaaaccAGTGGTAAAGATTCTTTAGAAGATAATCTGTTAACAGCTAGTGAAGAGGAGGATATTGACTAAAAAGGAAAGAACCAAATGAACAAATATGCAGAAAACACTTTAATGATAcatataaagaaataaaatcaaggataattaaaatttttgaaacaaataatGGGTAGAAACTAAAATACCTTAAGTTCCATGACTATGACGTGCTTTTTCAACGTATTATGGCCATTTTCAAGTACTTAGTTTTAACATTAGTCACATTTTGTCTTaaaaatgatctttttttttggtatttaaaGGCAAAAATGAGAAGCTCCTCTTGGTGGATACGCTATTTTGTTCAGACAAGCTTAGAAGAAAATGAACCTGCTATGAAGAAGTTTGAGCAGGCTGCATCCAAGAAGTCATACAAGCCCAACTGTCAAGTTTTCCATCTCAAACCATTAAGATAAAAGATTTATTTGGACACACCATTTTTTGCTCACCTTGAATTAAGAACTCCCCAGGAAaaggaaacaagaaaatacaaaaacaaaatattgctTCCATACTAGATACTTTATATGTTGtgttattaaatttgataattagCGGGGAAAAAGGTTGATATCACCTCTCATGTGACAATAACATTATGTGACCaacatttatattaatttaattggtgGCAcgaatatttgtttttcacttttattgTATGCATTGAATTTCACTTTGACATTCTCGTGACACATTGTATCTGTTATCGGTCCAGTATGAactgaaattacaaaaaatgttttataCCATGTCAAATGCAAGGCTTACCCCTGTGATTGATGTTGTCAGGCTAAAGAAAGATGGGATATCCCAAGTCAGTGATTAATTTTTACGTAAGCTTGGACATATTTGTTGGAAATTGCATAGTATAGAAAATCGGAGAAGAGATTCAAAATTCCATTGATCAGATAGGTTCATACATGAGACCACGGCCAAGTTATATTTGATAGAAATTCAGGGCTAccataaaaatgaattgattGTATGATAAAATCTTAGTGgccttttcttttatcataGTTGGTGACAGCATCTGCCCTCGTAGGCTTGAACAGTACCGTGCCTCAGTACTCGGTAATTCCCAACTGGTAATTCTCCCATGAGAAAATAACTAGAAGCTTGGATCTCAAGCATTGTCACCAATAATCTCCACAAGAGCACCGTCCGTCTTTGAAACAGTGAAATCTATAGGTATCCCTGACAGTGATTTCCCTGCCGGCGATTGCAGAGATAAATTTGATTGCATTGTGGCAATCCCCACATATTCTCAGGTTCTTCATCACAAGTATAGGCTCCCCATAACTAGTTGAGAGAAGTCCAAATGCAACTGCTAGCTTCTCACTGTGATGCACTAGCCGCTTCTCCTTCTCTCCATGCCCTATCTCATCATCCTTAACTAATGCCCATCTCACATCTGGCACATAGCCTGCTTGCTTCATCTTTCTTGACATCTCCTCCAGGTAATTGTGAATTTCCTTGATCATCGGATGTGAACCATCTTCAGCAACAAAAACATGCATCTGCTTCTTCACCTCAATCCAACTAAAACCTGGTTTCTTCTGTACTCCTCTATCACGCATCAGCCTTCTGATTGTCGCAACCTCTTCCCATTTACCAGAAGCAGCATAGATATTTGCAAGCATAACATACGGAACAGCATTTGAAGGTTCCAGTTGGAGAAAATGGTTGGCTGCTTTCAGTGCTAGGTCCATGTTTCCATGTGTTCTACAGGCACGAAGGAGTGAACCCCAGCCGATGGAGCCAGGGTTAAAAGGCATTGCCTCAATAAGTCTCTCAGCATCAGTCAGTTTGCCTGCTCGACCCAAAAGATCAATCATGCATGAATAATGTTCTCCTTCTGGTTCAAATCCAAACATATCTTTCATCATACTAAAATACTTTTGGCCCTCCGCAACTTTTCCAGTGTGTGCACATGCAGACAGGACGGACACAAAGGTAATATTTGTCGGGGGaatatttgtctccaacatcCATTCAAAAAGACGCAATGCTTCCATCCCAATCCCATGTTGAGCATAACCTGCAATCATTGAATTCAATGAAACAGTATTATGCTCCGGCATCCTATCAAATAACCGCCTTGCATCTTCGAGGTTTCCACATTTTGAATACATGGCAACAAGGGCATTGTTTACTGAAATCCGATTCGAGCGAATCTCAATTTTGATAGTCAGTGCATGAATTTGCTTTCCTAGGGAAGGTGACAAGTTGGAGCATGCACTGATCACACAGACAAAGCTACAGTCATCTGGGTGGTAACCAACCCGGTTTAACTTCTTAAAACAACCAAGAGCCTGGTCACTGTACTCCTCTTTTTGTGAGTAACCAGAAATCATCGTGTTCCAAAGAACCAAATCCGGCTGAGGAATCTCCTCAAAAACCTTCATACAATCTCTCATGTCACCACTACATTTTGCATACAAATCAATCAATCCACTCCCTATATgagaattttgatgaaacccACTTTTGATCAAGTGAGCATGAAACTGAAGCCCTCCTACCAAATCCTCCAAACTCGTAAACGCAGTCAAAATACTGGCTAACGTATACATATCAAGACCCAATTGCAGACTAACCATCTCTTGAAACAATTGTAATGCCTCGAGTCCTTCTCTATGTTGCCCATATGCAACAACCATTGAATTCCAAGAAACCTCATCTTTAATCTCACCCATTTCATAAAACACTCTTTTTGCCTCATCTAAGAACCCGTTTCTACTATAACACGTAAGAAGTGAATTATTTACAGAAGCATAATGATCAAATCCACAATAAATCGCGAGACAGTGCAACTGCTTTATCAAACAAAGATTGTTAGAAGAAGCAGTGATCAACCCGGATAAGGTAAAGCCATCCGTGTCAAAACGCTTCTCTCTCATATCCTTGAACAGGCTCAACGCACTTTCAGTGTCTCCGCAATCCGCATATGCTGAAATGAGGGTGTTATACGACACCAAATCAGGTTGGGGAATTTGATCGAACAGTTGGCGGGCAGAAGCAATACGCAATTGTCTTGCATAAGCGGCGAGAAGAACGTTGAAGGAGAACACATTAGCGTGCTGGGTTTGGTTAAAGGCGTGATGGGCTGCAGAAAGGCAGCCGCATTTGGAGTAAAGGAGGATGAAATGATTGGAGAGATAGGCGGAAAATGGTACGAGGTTTTTGAGGTAAAGTGCATGAAGGGACTTGCCAGTTACAAGGTCTCGTCGACCGACGCATGTCTTCAAAACTTGGCGGAATGTCTGGAGAGTCCAAGAGTTTTGGATCATCTACGACTTCATAACTTTGCTCCAAAGACAAATGACTCCTCTACCTTGTACCTACCACGTTTTGGTTTATTTCAGATATTTCTAACTACAATTTTTGCTTTGAAGCTATTGTCCTCTTGTCGGTTTTGCCTCCAAAGTCCAAACCCAACCCACACTGTTCTAAACAAACTATTGAAATATTGGTGGGCTCAAATCAAGCTCATGTTGGGTAATCGAGAGAAACCCCTTGAAGTCGAATTGGCATGGGCCATGCTCTTAACAATCCTTGTCAAACGCCTATTGCTAATGCCACTTCTCACATCAAAGTTCGGACTGGGTTAGAGAACATTTTTGTTGTCGTTGTTGTTATCCTTAGTTGGGCTGAGTGACCCTAAAGATGCACAATTCGGAGGAGTTGGCTGGACCAGATCAGTCTAAGTATcgaacattatttttaaaatagtcaAACACtggtttcaaaaaaatattttatactaggtacaaatattgttttcattatcaaaaacaaaatgttagtatttttattaaggaaattgtaaatatatattctttaaaaacactcttattaagttattttattcaatGATTTATCGATTGAAgcttataaaacaaaaaccattCACTCGCATATAACAAGGCTAGCTAACCAAAATTCGAGCACGCAGGCAGCTGTATTTAAAACCCTGGAATTCTGTTAGAAAGGCTCATGTTTTAATGCCACTTATAAACCGACCACAATTTGCTAGAAGCAGAAGGAAGTTGCTAAAATGGAAGGCATGGTGCCAACCAGCCACTGGCCAGGGTTGGATCTGTAGAGACATGCCACtcaatttttcacttataaGTGGGTCTGGGCCCATATATCACGAACTAGGCTGCATCCCTGGCCCATCAAATTTGGGTGCTCCTTCATCAGGAACCCATCATCATCTTTCTATGATTGACAGAGTACATT
This window contains:
- the LOC102615263 gene encoding probable pectin methylesterase CGR2, producing the protein MSRRPVSSTRRLVDTGSFPFTGALQSKSRSSPLLSVGLVLVGAFLLIGYAFSGSGIFGGDKAAVSRIEGDFSCTSEIQRAIPILKKEYGDSMHKVLHVGPDTCSVVSTLLKEEETEAWGVEPYDIEDADARCKSLVHKGIVRVADIKFPLPYRAKSFPLVIVSDALDYLSPKYLNKTLPDLARVASDGVLIFAGYPGQQRAKVAELSKFGRPAKMRSSSWWIRYFVQTSLEENEPAMKKFEQAASKKSYKPNCQVFHLKPLR
- the LOC102614971 gene encoding pentatricopeptide repeat-containing protein At3g49710 — encoded protein: MIQNSWTLQTFRQVLKTCVGRRDLVTGKSLHALYLKNLVPFSAYLSNHFILLYSKCGCLSAAHHAFNQTQHANVFSFNVLLAAYARQLRIASARQLFDQIPQPDLVSYNTLISAYADCGDTESALSLFKDMREKRFDTDGFTLSGLITASSNNLCLIKQLHCLAIYCGFDHYASVNNSLLTCYSRNGFLDEAKRVFYEMGEIKDEVSWNSMVVAYGQHREGLEALQLFQEMVSLQLGLDMYTLASILTAFTSLEDLVGGLQFHAHLIKSGFHQNSHIGSGLIDLYAKCSGDMRDCMKVFEEIPQPDLVLWNTMISGYSQKEEYSDQALGCFKKLNRVGYHPDDCSFVCVISACSNLSPSLGKQIHALTIKIEIRSNRISVNNALVAMYSKCGNLEDARRLFDRMPEHNTVSLNSMIAGYAQHGIGMEALRLFEWMLETNIPPTNITFVSVLSACAHTGKVAEGQKYFSMMKDMFGFEPEGEHYSCMIDLLGRAGKLTDAERLIEAMPFNPGSIGWGSLLRACRTHGNMDLALKAANHFLQLEPSNAVPYVMLANIYAASGKWEEVATIRRLMRDRGVQKKPGFSWIEVKKQMHVFVAEDGSHPMIKEIHNYLEEMSRKMKQAGYVPDVRWALVKDDEIGHGEKEKRLVHHSEKLAVAFGLLSTSYGEPILVMKNLRICGDCHNAIKFISAIAGREITVRDTYRFHCFKDGRCSCGDYW